One stretch of Streptomyces sp. R21 DNA includes these proteins:
- a CDS encoding CHAT domain-containing protein, with protein MTDRLVIRVQLLISGEGHGSMLVSLENPPGNQATPFACNGSEPEFVALASHSLGETSVRDAGRLLFDGLAAQPDIGLHLPAAAQPGAAKRPVFVELRAPGAAEALPWETLWSQAVDFLGLDARWPVSRIVPPVGDNPVHLEEFRPPLRIAAILSCLGVTAADEWQILSKEVAAVAGRLDVEVLTFVSEHDLALSIQKAADPGVSVDLVPQDLATLREKVSSFRPHILHLFCHGRLRQRPQLEIAVAADWQDGVPNRSLRLEFDQISQLSNPMDPAWLAVLNCCEVGAPVGETYSLARELVNRGPFAAAVAMSEPVNPDDASAFSAALYPQLLAAVENVVQAKGNPVEIPFWNLLVEPRRRLCERQAVGGISVSMAATSTKEWTVPVLYVRPDPLVLSWLPGPAPTLEEVGRQQLHRRALAGRGP; from the coding sequence ATGACCGACCGGCTTGTCATACGTGTCCAGTTGCTGATCAGCGGCGAGGGGCATGGCTCGATGCTCGTCTCGTTGGAGAACCCTCCGGGCAACCAGGCGACGCCCTTTGCCTGCAACGGAAGTGAGCCTGAGTTCGTCGCGCTGGCCAGTCACAGCCTTGGCGAGACGAGCGTCCGGGACGCGGGCCGGCTTCTCTTCGACGGCCTCGCCGCGCAACCCGACATCGGGCTGCACCTGCCTGCCGCCGCGCAACCAGGTGCGGCCAAGCGACCCGTCTTCGTAGAACTGCGCGCGCCCGGCGCAGCCGAGGCGCTGCCGTGGGAAACGCTCTGGTCCCAAGCCGTGGATTTCCTGGGCCTCGACGCACGATGGCCGGTGAGCCGCATTGTCCCGCCCGTGGGCGACAACCCGGTCCATCTCGAGGAATTTCGCCCACCGTTGAGGATCGCGGCGATTCTGTCCTGCTTGGGCGTCACTGCCGCCGACGAATGGCAGATCCTCAGCAAGGAGGTAGCCGCCGTGGCCGGCCGCCTCGACGTCGAAGTCCTCACGTTTGTCAGTGAGCACGATCTGGCTCTGAGTATCCAGAAGGCAGCGGACCCCGGCGTGAGCGTCGATTTGGTCCCCCAGGACCTGGCGACCCTGCGTGAGAAGGTATCCAGCTTCCGGCCTCACATTCTTCACCTGTTCTGTCACGGGCGGCTCCGACAGCGCCCGCAACTAGAGATCGCTGTTGCCGCCGACTGGCAGGACGGTGTGCCGAACCGATCGCTTCGACTCGAGTTCGATCAGATCAGCCAGCTCTCCAACCCGATGGACCCGGCCTGGTTGGCCGTTCTCAACTGCTGCGAAGTCGGGGCACCGGTCGGAGAGACCTACTCGCTGGCGCGAGAGCTCGTCAACCGAGGCCCTTTTGCCGCCGCAGTCGCGATGAGCGAACCGGTCAATCCTGACGACGCCAGCGCTTTTTCAGCCGCACTCTATCCTCAGCTCCTGGCTGCCGTGGAGAACGTCGTACAGGCCAAGGGGAATCCGGTGGAAATCCCCTTCTGGAATCTGCTCGTCGAGCCGAGGCGGCGGCTGTGCGAGCGGCAAGCGGTAGGAGGAATTTCTGTGTCGATGGCCGCGACGTCGACGAAGGAGTGGACGGTGCCCGTGCTCTACGTGCGCCCCGATCCGCTCGTGCTCAGTTGGCTTCCAGGGCCGGCGCCGACCCTGGAAGAAGTGGGTAGGCAACAGCTCCACAGACGAGCACTCGCCGGGCGGGGACCGTAA
- the istA gene encoding IS21 family transposase: MVDITEIYVHWYAGRSKRELAASLGVDRKTLRKYLAPAELAGITPGGPPMSEDDWAKLIKSWFPELADRRLRQITWPQIDQHRDYIKSLLGTVTVTTIHQRLRDEHKLEVSLSSFRRWVHATLPDEVNASQVTVLRDDVEPGSEAQIDYGFLGQWVDPRTGRRHRIWVFVMVLPASRRMFIRPVLTLHQHAWTEAHVAAFRYFGGVPRRLVPDNLRTGVDKPDLYDPKINKAYAELATHYGALVDPARAAKPKDKPRVERPMPYIRDSFWRGREFTSIEHMQAEAVTWARKVAGRRQCRPLGGAAPLSVFEAIEAEMLLPLPPTPFVLARWSTASVGPDIHIKVGRTLYSVPWKLIGRRVDVRSTQTMVQVFHDGELVKTHAALEQGKRTDRSDYPPEKIAFQMRTPIWCRSQASEIGDACREVIDQLLEVNALYRLRAAQGVLGLKKKYGEERLEAACAKAIAVGDPSYRTIKGILVAGTEVDPEPETSGDAGAAAFLHGPQRLFATAAPPDPADECLGGPVHDGAEGDLR, from the coding sequence GTGGTCGACATCACCGAGATCTATGTTCACTGGTATGCGGGCCGTTCCAAGCGTGAGCTGGCCGCGTCGTTGGGGGTGGACCGCAAGACGCTCAGGAAGTACCTGGCTCCGGCGGAGCTGGCCGGGATCACCCCGGGTGGGCCGCCGATGAGCGAGGACGACTGGGCCAAGCTGATCAAGAGCTGGTTTCCGGAGCTCGCCGACCGGAGGCTGCGGCAGATCACCTGGCCACAGATCGACCAGCATCGCGACTACATCAAGAGCCTGCTGGGGACCGTGACCGTCACCACGATCCACCAACGCCTGCGCGATGAGCACAAGTTGGAGGTCTCGCTGTCCTCCTTCCGCCGCTGGGTCCATGCCACGCTGCCGGACGAGGTGAACGCCTCGCAGGTCACCGTCCTGCGCGACGACGTCGAACCGGGCTCGGAGGCCCAGATCGACTACGGCTTCCTGGGGCAGTGGGTCGATCCGCGCACCGGCAGGCGCCACCGGATCTGGGTGTTCGTGATGGTGCTACCCGCCTCCCGCCGCATGTTCATCCGCCCGGTGCTGACCCTGCACCAGCACGCCTGGACCGAAGCCCACGTCGCCGCCTTCCGCTACTTCGGCGGCGTCCCGCGCCGGCTGGTGCCGGACAACCTGCGCACCGGCGTCGACAAGCCCGATCTCTACGACCCCAAAATCAACAAGGCGTATGCCGAACTTGCCACCCATTACGGCGCGTTGGTCGACCCGGCCCGCGCCGCGAAGCCGAAGGACAAACCGCGGGTCGAGCGTCCGATGCCCTATATCCGCGATTCGTTCTGGCGCGGGCGGGAGTTCACCTCGATCGAGCACATGCAGGCCGAGGCCGTCACCTGGGCCAGGAAGGTCGCGGGCCGCCGGCAGTGCCGGCCGCTGGGCGGGGCCGCCCCGCTGTCGGTGTTCGAGGCCATCGAGGCCGAGATGCTGCTGCCGCTGCCCCCGACTCCGTTCGTGCTGGCCCGCTGGTCGACCGCGTCGGTCGGCCCGGACATCCACATCAAGGTCGGCCGCACCCTCTACTCGGTCCCCTGGAAACTGATCGGCCGAAGAGTCGACGTCCGCTCCACCCAGACCATGGTGCAGGTCTTCCACGACGGTGAACTGGTCAAGACCCATGCGGCACTTGAGCAGGGCAAACGCACCGACCGCTCCGACTACCCGCCGGAGAAGATCGCCTTCCAGATGCGCACGCCGATCTGGTGCCGCAGCCAGGCATCGGAGATCGGGGACGCCTGCCGCGAAGTCATCGACCAGCTGCTGGAGGTCAACGCGCTCTACCGGCTCCGGGCCGCCCAGGGGGTCCTCGGACTGAAGAAGAAGTATGGGGAAGAGCGGCTGGAGGCCGCCTGCGCGAAGGCGATCGCGGTCGGCGACCCCTCCTATCGCACTATCAAGGGCATCCTGGTCGCCGGCACCGAGGTCGATCCCGAGCCGGAGACCAGCGGGGATGCCGGAGCTGCGGCCTTTCTCCACGGACCTCAGCGGCTGTTCGCCACCGCCGCACCCCCCGACCCCGCGGACGAGTGCCTCGGCGGCCCGGTCCACGACGGAGCGGAAGGGGACCTTCGATGA
- the istB gene encoding IS21-like element helper ATPase IstB — protein MSVMDTALRESLKALRLSGMLETLDARLAQAHGGELGHLDFLQVLCQDEITRRETVAFQRRLHRAKFEQQVTLEEFDFTASSKLPAAQIRDLGALRWLHSGESVILFGPVGVGKTHIAQALGHLAVRQGAHVRFAKTSRILAELAGGHADRTWDKRLRELVRPDVLILDDFAMRQLGAAQADDLYELVSERQGRSLIITSNRAPSDWYPLFPNPVVAESLLDRLINTSHQVIMNGPSYRPNKRPKNPTTRTGKPTIK, from the coding sequence ATGAGCGTGATGGACACCGCCCTGCGCGAGTCGCTGAAAGCCCTGAGGCTGTCCGGGATGCTGGAGACCCTCGACGCTCGCCTCGCCCAGGCCCACGGCGGCGAACTCGGCCACCTGGACTTCCTGCAGGTTCTTTGCCAGGACGAGATCACCCGCCGCGAGACCGTCGCCTTCCAACGCCGCCTGCACCGCGCGAAGTTCGAGCAGCAAGTCACCCTCGAGGAGTTCGACTTCACCGCCTCCTCCAAACTTCCCGCTGCCCAGATCCGCGACCTGGGCGCCCTGCGCTGGCTGCACTCCGGCGAGTCCGTGATCCTGTTCGGGCCAGTCGGCGTCGGCAAGACCCACATCGCCCAGGCACTCGGCCACCTGGCCGTTCGCCAGGGCGCCCACGTCCGCTTCGCCAAGACCAGCCGGATCCTGGCGGAGTTGGCCGGCGGACACGCGGACCGCACCTGGGACAAACGACTGCGCGAACTGGTCCGTCCCGACGTGCTCATCCTCGACGACTTCGCGATGCGCCAGCTCGGCGCGGCCCAGGCCGACGACCTCTACGAGCTGGTCTCCGAGCGGCAAGGCCGGTCCCTGATCATCACCAGCAACCGCGCGCCCAGCGACTGGTATCCGCTCTTCCCCAACCCGGTCGTCGCCGAGTCTCTCCTCGACCGGCTGATCAACACGAGCCATCAAGTCATCATGAACGGACCCAGCTACCGGCCGAACAAACGCCCCAAGAACCCCACGACCAGGACAGGCAAGCCCACGATCAAGTAG
- a CDS encoding DUF6417 family protein: MDEYEEIDLGAVDFAPMTDTVERLALLSLDEAHDLLRLLLTVARDGGSMSAEADRLAREIAARVPSEN; encoded by the coding sequence ATGGACGAATACGAGGAGATCGACCTGGGGGCGGTGGACTTCGCTCCCATGACGGACACGGTGGAGCGGCTGGCCCTGCTGAGCCTGGACGAAGCCCACGACCTCCTGCGCCTGCTGCTGACGGTCGCCCGGGACGGCGGATCCATGTCTGCTGAGGCTGACCGGCTCGCGCGCGAGATCGCCGCCCGGGTCCCGTCGGAAAACTGA